Below is a window of Terriglobales bacterium DNA.
CCGGCAACAATTCCGACGAGCGAGTTAGATGGTCCAAATCGGACAGCTTCCTCGTTCACGCGTGAGCTCCCGATGTCCAGGCGACGATTGAACGCAGTGGGTGATTTGGGACGAGCAAGTTCCCATCAACGGTAGGCTGCCATATCTTTGGGGCCTTGATTTGTTCGCCTTCAACTCTCGCGCCATGAGCGATAAGATGGTCAGCGAGAACACGATCCCCCGAGTCGCTGGTATTAAGTGTCAGCATCCTCGCGTGTACATTGGGGGAGACAGAATGAAGGTTCAAGTGCTCGAGTTCTTCTCGCAATGCTTTCGGTAAGCTAAAGCCAACGATTTCAGCTACCGCCGTATTCCGCTGCTTCTGCCGCCGCTGCCTTAGAGCTTCGCTCTGGAGCTGCGTTAGCTCGGCGAGATACGCCGTTCCGAGTACGACCGGATCCCAAAGCACAAGGCCTGCCACATCATCTCTTTGTGCAGCTGAAGCAAAAGCAAGTGCTGCACCAAGTCGAAGACCAATAAGGCAGATCTGTGCTACTCCTGCTCTGGATTTCACTTCTGCTGCAGCCGTAGAAACATCTTCCAACCATTGAGTAACTGTGCCCTGATCTCCTTCGC
It encodes the following:
- a CDS encoding alpha/beta fold hydrolase, whose protein sequence is MPVNRQSTTIPFYFGASDKQLFGCYHEPQCTIVRDTAVVICQPMGHEYIYCHRALRQLATKLCEAGFPVLRFDFYGCGDSVGEGDQGTVTQWLEDVSTAAAEVKSRAGVAQICLIGLRLGAALAFASAAQRDDVAGLVLWDPVVLGTAYLAELTQLQSEALRQRRQKQRNTAVAEIVGFSLPKALREELEHLNLHSVSPNVHARMLTLNTSDSGDRVLADHLIAHGARVEGEQIKAPKIWQPTVDGNLLVPNHPLRSIVAWTSGAHA